A region of the Streptomyces sp. NBC_00442 genome:
ACGCCCAGCACTCCGTACGGAAGGTCACCCGATGATCGCCTTCGTCAGCGGCCCGGTCGCCGCCCTCGCACCCGACACCGCGGTGGTCGAGGTCGGCGGCATCGGCATGGCCCTCCAGTGCACGCCCAACACGCTGGCCGAACTGCGCATCGGCCAGCACGCCAAACTCGCCACCTCCCTCGTCGTACGGGAGGACTCGCTGACCCTGTACGGCTTCGCCGACGACGACGAGAAGCAGGTCTTCGAACTGCTCCAGACCGCCAACGGCGTCGGCCCCCGGCTCGCCCAGGCCGTCCTCTCCGTGCACACCCCGGACGCGCTGCGCCGTGCCTTCGCCACCGGCGACGAGAAGGCGCTCACCGCGGTGCCCGGCATCGGCAAGAAGGGCGCCCAGAAGCTGCTCATCGAGCTGAAGGACCGGCTCGGCGCGCCCGTCGGCACGGCCCCGGCCGTCGGAGCCCCGGTGACCTCGGGCTGGCGCGACCAACTGCACGCCGCCCTCATCGGGCTCGGCTACGCGACCCGCGAGGCCGACGAGGCGGTCGCCGCGGTGGCGCCGCAGGCCGAGGCCTCGGACAAGCCGAACATCGGCGCCCTGCTCAAGGCCGCTCTGCAGACCCTCAACCGGGCCCGCTGAGCGGGCGGGCCCCGCGGCCGGGACCCGCCCCCGATCCGCCGGAGCCCCCGGGCCCCGGCTCCCGAACCCGCACCACCCACCGCGACCACGATCCGAGGCACACCGCATGAACTGGGAAGACAGCTCCGACACCGCGGATCTGTCGGCGACCGCCGATGGCCCCGGCGACCGCCTGGTCGGGGCCGACGCCGACGGCGAGGACACCGCGGTCGAAGCCGCCCTGCGCCCCAAGGACCTGGAGGAGTTCGTCGGCCAGGAAAAGGTCCGCGAGCAGCTCGACCTGGTCCTGCGCGCGGCCCGCGCCCGCGGCGCCACCGCCGACCACGTCCTGCTCTCCGGCGCCCCCGGCCTCGGCAAGACCACTCTCTCCATGATCATCGCGGCCGAGATGGGCGCCCCGATCCGCATCACCAGCGGTCCGGCCATCCAGCACGCCGGCGATCTCGCCGCGATCCTCTCCTCCCTCCAGGAGGGCGAGGTCCTCTTCCTCGACGAGATCCACCGGATGTCCCGGCCGGCCGAGGAGATGCTCTACATGGCGATGGAGGACTTCCGGGTCGACGTCATCGTCGGCAAGGGCCCCGGCGCCACCGCGATCCCGCTCGAACTGCCGCCCTTCACCCTGGTCGGCGCCACCACGCGGGCCGGCCTGCTGCCGCCCCCGCTGCGCGACCGCTTCGGCTTCACCGGACACATGGAGTTCTACGAGCCCTCCGAGCTGGAGCGCGTCATCCACCGCTCGGCCCGGCTGCTCGACGTGGAGATCGACTCGGCCGGCGCCGCCGAGATCGCGGGCCGCTCGCGCGGCACCCCCCGCATCGCCAACCGGCTGCTGCGCCGCGTCCGTGACTACGCCCAGGTCAAGGCCGACGGCGTCATCACCCCCGAGATCGCCTCGGTCGCCCTCGGGGTGTACGAGGTCGACGCCCGCGGCCTCGACCGCCTCGACCGTGCGGTGCTCCAGGCCCTCCTGAAGCTGTTCGGCGGCGGCCCGGTGGGCCTGTCCACCCTGGCGGTGGCGGTGGGGGAGGAGCGCGAGACCGTCGAGGAAGTGGCCGAGCCCTTCCTGGTCCGCGAGGGCCTGCTCGCCCGTACCCCGCGCGGCCGGGTGGCCACCCCCGCGGCCTGGGCCCACCTCGGTCTCGTACCGCCGCAGCAGGGCGGCGGCCCCGCAGGAAGCGGACAACAGGGGCTCTTCAGGGCGTGACGGCGCGGAGGGTCGCACCCGGAGGAACCCCGGTGGGATGCTGGGCGTTGTTCCATCTGTGCGGACTCGCTTAGACTCCGCCGATGCCGCCCTTCCAGGCCGGCGTACCCACCCCCAGATCAGGCCGCGCTCCGCGTGTGGTCATGCGAAGGAAGTTCCGTCCCGTGAGCCCTATTACCCTCCTCCCCTTGGTTTTGCTTATCGGGGCCATGTTCCTGATGACCCGGTCGACCAAGAAGAAGCAGCAGGCCGCCGCGGCCATGCGTGACGAGATGCAGCCCGGCACCGGTATCCGCACCATCGGGGGTATGTACGCCACCGTCAAGGAGATCGGCGACGAGACGGTCCTCCTGGAGGTGGCGCCCGGCGTGCACGCCGTCTACGCCAAGAACGCCGTCGGCGCGGTCCTGTCCGACGCGGAGTACAACCGCATCGTGCACGGCGACACCGAGGAAGAGCTCCCGGCGGTGCCGGACGACGCGTCGTCGCTGACCGCGGCCACCGAAGCCGCCGAGGCGGACGCCGCGGTCGCGGACGAGGCGAAGATCGACCTGGGCAAGAAGGACGGGGCTGCCGAGGCGAAGAACGCCGACGCGGCAACGCCCGAGGACGGCAAGGACGGCAAGGCCGACGGCGGGGCCGAAGCGAAGTAGTCACGCACCGGGACCGCACGGCGCCCGACCGGCGCGCGCGGTCCCCGGAGCGGGCCGACTTCCGCGGGGGACGTCCCCACACCACTTCGTGGCCGCCTGCGCGCACACCCGGCGCCGGGCGGTTGGACAGGGAGAAACGACAAGGTGGCAGCACCGAACAAGGGCCGAAGGCCGGCGGCGGGGGGTCAGAGCAAGCCGGGCCGCGCCCTGGCCTTCATCCTCATCGCCATGGTCGCGCTCACCGGTGGGATGTTCTGGTCCCACCACACCACTCCGAGGCTGGGCATCGACCTCGCGGGCGGTACGAGCATCACGCTCAAGGCCAAGGCCGAGCCCGGCCAGGAGTCGGCGATCAACAAGACCAACATGGAGACCGCGGTTCAGATCATGAACCGCCGTGTCAACGGTCTTGGCGTCACCGAGGCCGAGGTCCAGACCCAGGGCAACGACAACATCATTGTCAACATCCCCAAGGGTACGGACTCCGAGCAGGCCCGCCAGCAGGTCGGCCAGACCGCGAAGCTCTACTTCCGGCCGGTGCTCACGGCCGCCCAGGGCTCGCCGACGCCCACCCCCAGCGGTTCCCCGAGCCCGTCTGCCACGCCGAGCGCCGGTGGCAAGGGCACGCCCAAGGCCACGCCGAGCGCTTCCGGCAAGGGCACGCCGAGTGCTAAGAGCAGCCCGCAGGGGCGCGCCGTCACCGACGCGCTGAAGGCCTCGCCGACACCGAGCGCGAGCAAGTCCGGCAGCCCCACCCCGGCTCCCTCCTCGTCCGCCGACGCCCAGGCCGCCGCGGCCAAGCTGCAGCAGCAGTTCACCGCGCTCGACTGCGACCCGAAGAAGGGTCAGGCCGCCAAGGCCGGCGAAGGCGCCAAGTCCACCGACCCGACCGTGGCGTGCAGCCAGGACGGGTCGGAGAAGTACATCCTCGGCCCGGCCGAGGTCGACGGCACCGACGTCGCCAAGTCGCAGGCCGTGATCAACCAGAACGGTCAGTGGATCGTTCAGATGGACTTCACCGGCGGCGGCTCGAAGAAGTTCGCGTCGATCACCGGGAAGCTCTCGCAGCAGCAGTACCCGAACAACCGCTTCGCGATCGCCCTGGACAACCAGGTCGTCTCGGCGCCCACCGTGAGCTCCACGCTCAGCGGCTCCGCCGAGATCTCCGGCAGCTTCAACCAGAAGTCCGCCCAGGACCTGGCCAACGTGCTCTCCTACGGTGCGCTGCCCCTCTCCTTCCAGGAGCAGAGCGTCACCACCGTGACCGCGGCCCTCGGCGCCGACCAGCTGCACGCCGGTCTGATCGCCGGCGCCATCGGCCTCGGTCTCGTCATCATCTACCTGGTGGCCTACTACCGCGGCCTCGCCCTGATCGCCATCCTCAGCCTCGTCGTCTCGGCGATCCTGACGTACACGATCATGGCGCTGCTCGGCCCGGGTATCGGCTTCGCGCTGAACCTGCCCGCCGTCTGCGGTGCCATCGTCGCCATCGGCATCACGGCGGACTCGTTCATCGTGTACTTCGAACGCATCCGTGACGAGATCCGCGAGGGCCGCACCCTGCGTCCCGCCGTCGAGCGGGCCTGGCCGCGCGCCCGGCGCACCATCCTCGTCTCCGACTTCGTGTCCTTCCTCGCCGCCGCGGTGCTCTTCATCGTGACCGTCGGCAAGGTCCAGGGCTTCGCGTTCACGCTGGGTCTGACCACCCTGCTCGACGTGGTCGTGGTGTTCCTCTTCACCAAGCCGGTGATGACGCTCCTGGCCCGCCGCCCGTTCTTCGCGAGCGGTCACCCGTGGTCCGGGCTCGACCCGAAGCGGCTCGGCGCCAAGCCCCCGCTGCGCCGCGCCCGCCGCACCACCTCCGCCCCCGTCGACAACCCGAAGGAGGCGTGAGATGTCGAAGCTCGGCACTCTCGGCGCCAGGCTGTACCGCGGTGAGGTCGGTTACGACTTCGTCGGCAAGCGGAAGATCTGGTACGGCATCTCGATCCTGATCACCATCACGGCCATCGTCGGCCTGGCGGTGCGGGGTCTGACGATGGGCATCGAATTCGAGGGCGGCGCGGTCTTCACCACCCCGAAGACCACCGTCTCCGCCTCACAGGCGGAGAGCGCGGCCAAGTCCGCCTCCGGGCACGACGCGATCGTCCAGAAGCTCGGCAACGACACGCTGCGCATCACCATCGGCGGCGTCGACACGGCCAAGGCCGACCAGATCAAGGCCGAGCTCGCCAAGGACCTCAAGCTCCCGGCGAAGGACATCAACGCCGACCTGGTGGGCCCCAGTTGGGGCGAGACGATCGCCAACAAGGCCTGGACGGGCCTGATCGTCTTCATGATCCTGGTGGTGATCTATCTGGCCATCGCCTTCGAGTGGCGGATGGCGCTCGCGGCCCTGGTCGCCCTGATCCACGACCTCACCATCACGGTCGGCATCTACGCCCTGGTCGGCTTCGAAGTCACCCCCGGCACGGTGATCGGTCTGCTCACGATCCTCGGCTATTCCCTCTACGACACCGTCGTCGTCTTCGACGGACTCAAGGAGGGCCAGAAGGGGATCACCAAGCAGACCAGGCTCACCTACAGCGAGATGGCGAACAAGAGCCTCAACGGCACCCTGGTCCGTTCCATCAACACCACGGTCGTGGCGCTGCTCCCGGTGGCCGGCCTGCTGTTCATCGGTGGCGGCGTCCTCGGCGCAGGCATGCTCAACGACATCTCCCTGTCGCTGTTCGTCGGCCTCGCGGCCGGTGCGTACTCCTCGATCTTCATCGCCACTCCGCTGGTCGCCGACCTGAAGGAGACCATGCCGGAGATGAAGGCCCTCAAGAAGCGGGTGCTCGCCAAGCGCGCGGCGGCCGCCGCCAAGGGGGAGACCGAGGAGGAACCGCAGGACGCGGCGCCCTTCGACGACGAGGGCGACGACGACGCACAGACCGCGGGCGCGGTCGTCGGCCAGCGTCGTCAGCCGAGCCGCAACAACCGGGGGAAGCGCCGATGACGAGCGTCTCCACCGAGACCGTGGATCTGCTGCTCAGCCGCATCCGTGACGTGCCGGACTACCCGAAGCCGGGTGTGATGTTCAAGGACATCACACCGCTGCTCGCGGACCCGGAGGCGTTCACGGCCCTCACCGACGCGCTGGCCGCCCTGTGCGTGAAGCACGGCGCGACGAAGATCGTCGGCCTTGAGGCCCGCGGCTTCATCCTGGCGGCCCCCGTCTCGGTCCGCGCCGGGATCGGTTTCATCCCCGTACGCAAGGCGGGCAAGCTCCCCGGAGCCACCCTCAAGCAGGCGTACGAGCTGGAGTACGGCACCGCGGAGATCGAGGTGCACGCCGAGGACCTCAGCGGGGACGACCGCGTCCTGGTGATCGACGACGTGCTCGCCACCGGCGGCACCGCCGAGGCGTCGGTCGAGCTGATCCGCCGGGCCGGAGCGGAGGTCGCCGGGGTCGCCGTCCTGATGGAGCTCGGCTTCCTCAGCGGTCGCCGGCGCCTGGAGGCCGTCCTGGACGGCGCCCCGCTGGACGCCCTGATCACCGTCTGACCGGTCGGTACGACGCCGCCGAGGCGGGCCCGGAGGAATCCGGCGCCCGCCTTCGGTGTTTCGCACGACACCACCGTCACGCCCGGCCGACGGCCCGCGGCGCCCCTGCCACCCGGCCGAGGGAGAGCCGGGGCCCGTGGCTCGATACCATGTACGTCCGGGCCTGACCGGGGACCCGGACCCTCCCCCAGACTCCGTCCCGGGGGACCCCCAGAGGAGCGCTCTTGCCAGACGAGGCCCAGCCACTCTCCGCCGCGGAGCCCGAGAAGAAGGCCGAAGAGCCCGCGGCGGCCCCGGCCACGCCCTCCGAGCCCGCGGCCGAGCCGAAGCCCGCGGCGCCCGAGCGGGCCGGGACTCCGGCCGAGGAGGCCGAGGCCCCGGCCAAGGACCCCGCCGAGGCCCCCGCCAAGGACCCGGCCAAGGACCCCGCCGAGGCCCCGGCTCCCGCGCCCGTCGCGAAGCCCGTGGTGCCGGCCGGTGCGGTGTCCCGTTCCGCCGGCTCGTCCAACCGGGTCCGCGCCCGCCTCGCCCGTCTGGGCGTGCAGCGCTCGTCCGCGTACAACCCGGTGCTCGAACCGCTGCTGCGGATAGTCCGCGGGAACGATCCCAAGATCGAGACCGCCACGCTGCGCCAGGTCGAGAAGGCCTACCAGGTCGCCGAGCGCTGGCACCGGGGCCAGAAGCGCAAGAGCGGCGACCCGTACATCACGCACCCCCTCGCGGTGACGACGATCCTCGCCGAGCTGGGCATGGATCCGGCCACCCTGATGGCGGGCCTGCTGCACGACACCGTCGAGGACACCGAGTACGGCCTGGACACCCTGCGCCGCGACTTCGGCGACCAGGTGGCCCTGCTCGTCGACGGCGTCACCAAGCTCGACCGGGTCCAGTTCGGCGACGCGGCGCAGGCCGAGACCGTGCGCAAGATGGTCGTGGCGATGGCCAAGGACCCCCGCGTCCTGGTCATCAAGCTCGCCGACCGCCTGCACAACATGCGCACCATGCGGTACCTCAAGCGCGAGAAGCAGGAGAAGAAGGCGCGCGAGACGCTGGAGATCTACGCGCCGCTCGCCCACCGCCTGGGCATGAACACCATCAAGTGGGAGCTGGAGGACCTCGCCTTCGCGATCCTCTACCCCAAGATGTACGACGAGATCGTGCGGCTCGTCGCCGAGCGCGCCCCCAAGCGCGACGAGTACCTCGCCATAGTGACCGACGAGGTCCAGTCCGACCTGCGCGCGGCCCGCATCAAGGCGACCGTCACCGGCCGCCCCAAGCACTACTACAGCGTCTACCAGAAGATGATCGTCCGCGGCCGTGACTTCGCGGAGATCTACGACCTGGTGGGCATCCGGGTCCTGGTCGACACCGTCCGCGACTGCTACGCGGCGCTCGGCACGGTCCACGCGCGATGGAATCCGGTCCCCGGCCGGTTCAAGGACTACATCGCGATGCCCAAGTTCAACATGTACCAGTCGCTGCACACGACGGTCATCGGCCCCAACGGCAAGCCGGTCGAGCTCCAGATCCGCACCTTCGACATGCACCGCCGCGCCGAGTACGGCATCGCCGCGCACTGGAA
Encoded here:
- the ruvA gene encoding Holliday junction branch migration protein RuvA — protein: MIAFVSGPVAALAPDTAVVEVGGIGMALQCTPNTLAELRIGQHAKLATSLVVREDSLTLYGFADDDEKQVFELLQTANGVGPRLAQAVLSVHTPDALRRAFATGDEKALTAVPGIGKKGAQKLLIELKDRLGAPVGTAPAVGAPVTSGWRDQLHAALIGLGYATREADEAVAAVAPQAEASDKPNIGALLKAALQTLNRAR
- the ruvB gene encoding Holliday junction branch migration DNA helicase RuvB; this translates as MNWEDSSDTADLSATADGPGDRLVGADADGEDTAVEAALRPKDLEEFVGQEKVREQLDLVLRAARARGATADHVLLSGAPGLGKTTLSMIIAAEMGAPIRITSGPAIQHAGDLAAILSSLQEGEVLFLDEIHRMSRPAEEMLYMAMEDFRVDVIVGKGPGATAIPLELPPFTLVGATTRAGLLPPPLRDRFGFTGHMEFYEPSELERVIHRSARLLDVEIDSAGAAEIAGRSRGTPRIANRLLRRVRDYAQVKADGVITPEIASVALGVYEVDARGLDRLDRAVLQALLKLFGGGPVGLSTLAVAVGEERETVEEVAEPFLVREGLLARTPRGRVATPAAWAHLGLVPPQQGGGPAGSGQQGLFRA
- the yajC gene encoding preprotein translocase subunit YajC, which codes for MSPITLLPLVLLIGAMFLMTRSTKKKQQAAAAMRDEMQPGTGIRTIGGMYATVKEIGDETVLLEVAPGVHAVYAKNAVGAVLSDAEYNRIVHGDTEEELPAVPDDASSLTAATEAAEADAAVADEAKIDLGKKDGAAEAKNADAATPEDGKDGKADGGAEAK
- the secD gene encoding protein translocase subunit SecD, with product MAAPNKGRRPAAGGQSKPGRALAFILIAMVALTGGMFWSHHTTPRLGIDLAGGTSITLKAKAEPGQESAINKTNMETAVQIMNRRVNGLGVTEAEVQTQGNDNIIVNIPKGTDSEQARQQVGQTAKLYFRPVLTAAQGSPTPTPSGSPSPSATPSAGGKGTPKATPSASGKGTPSAKSSPQGRAVTDALKASPTPSASKSGSPTPAPSSSADAQAAAAKLQQQFTALDCDPKKGQAAKAGEGAKSTDPTVACSQDGSEKYILGPAEVDGTDVAKSQAVINQNGQWIVQMDFTGGGSKKFASITGKLSQQQYPNNRFAIALDNQVVSAPTVSSTLSGSAEISGSFNQKSAQDLANVLSYGALPLSFQEQSVTTVTAALGADQLHAGLIAGAIGLGLVIIYLVAYYRGLALIAILSLVVSAILTYTIMALLGPGIGFALNLPAVCGAIVAIGITADSFIVYFERIRDEIREGRTLRPAVERAWPRARRTILVSDFVSFLAAAVLFIVTVGKVQGFAFTLGLTTLLDVVVVFLFTKPVMTLLARRPFFASGHPWSGLDPKRLGAKPPLRRARRTTSAPVDNPKEA
- the secF gene encoding protein translocase subunit SecF produces the protein MSKLGTLGARLYRGEVGYDFVGKRKIWYGISILITITAIVGLAVRGLTMGIEFEGGAVFTTPKTTVSASQAESAAKSASGHDAIVQKLGNDTLRITIGGVDTAKADQIKAELAKDLKLPAKDINADLVGPSWGETIANKAWTGLIVFMILVVIYLAIAFEWRMALAALVALIHDLTITVGIYALVGFEVTPGTVIGLLTILGYSLYDTVVVFDGLKEGQKGITKQTRLTYSEMANKSLNGTLVRSINTTVVALLPVAGLLFIGGGVLGAGMLNDISLSLFVGLAAGAYSSIFIATPLVADLKETMPEMKALKKRVLAKRAAAAAKGETEEEPQDAAPFDDEGDDDAQTAGAVVGQRRQPSRNNRGKRR
- a CDS encoding adenine phosphoribosyltransferase; translation: MTSVSTETVDLLLSRIRDVPDYPKPGVMFKDITPLLADPEAFTALTDALAALCVKHGATKIVGLEARGFILAAPVSVRAGIGFIPVRKAGKLPGATLKQAYELEYGTAEIEVHAEDLSGDDRVLVIDDVLATGGTAEASVELIRRAGAEVAGVAVLMELGFLSGRRRLEAVLDGAPLDALITV
- a CDS encoding RelA/SpoT family protein, with protein sequence MPDEAQPLSAAEPEKKAEEPAAAPATPSEPAAEPKPAAPERAGTPAEEAEAPAKDPAEAPAKDPAKDPAEAPAPAPVAKPVVPAGAVSRSAGSSNRVRARLARLGVQRSSAYNPVLEPLLRIVRGNDPKIETATLRQVEKAYQVAERWHRGQKRKSGDPYITHPLAVTTILAELGMDPATLMAGLLHDTVEDTEYGLDTLRRDFGDQVALLVDGVTKLDRVQFGDAAQAETVRKMVVAMAKDPRVLVIKLADRLHNMRTMRYLKREKQEKKARETLEIYAPLAHRLGMNTIKWELEDLAFAILYPKMYDEIVRLVAERAPKRDEYLAIVTDEVQSDLRAARIKATVTGRPKHYYSVYQKMIVRGRDFAEIYDLVGIRVLVDTVRDCYAALGTVHARWNPVPGRFKDYIAMPKFNMYQSLHTTVIGPNGKPVELQIRTFDMHRRAEYGIAAHWKYKQDPSAGASKVRTDAPKKTGKDDHLNDMAWLRQLLDWQKETEDPSEFLESLRFDLSRNEVFVFTPKGDVIALPAGSTPVDFSYAVHTEVGHRTIGARVNGRLVPLESTLDNGDLVEVFTSKASGAGPSRDWLGFVKSPRARNKIRAWFSKERREEAIEQGKDAIARAMRKQNLPIQRILTGDSLVTLAHEMRYPDISSLYAAIGEGHVAAQGVVQKLVQALGGEDAANEDIAESAPPSRGRSKRRKNADPGVVVKGVDDVWVKLARCCTPVPGDPIIGFVTRGSGVSVHRADCVNVDSLSQQPERILEVEWAPTQSSVFLVAIQVEALDRSRLLSDVTRVLSDQHVNILSAAVQTSRDRVATSRFTFEMGDPKHLGHVLKAVRGVEGVYDVYRVTSARRP